The Anopheles merus strain MAF chromosome 2L, AmerM5.1, whole genome shotgun sequence genome has a segment encoding these proteins:
- the LOC121594527 gene encoding protein encore isoform X1 — MSTVAVAAQQHTTESRTHSLANLAEQQQQSTIGSAISAENGHSPAMPCAPCPSSQAAGVRSVDSPESPVPSGCDGGGGADTGSSNSNSSSSSSSSSGNAMANGQTDTSAPSGGGGGADGQQQQQQQPQQMQQQQGDCSQQQQDQPPISGPRPASGGRQQRIAGGKGKHLTRSHAMRESTSPPRTPTPRSPSDTHTSSSSSSNPISGGGGGGGSTGGTNNTTTASTTTTTTNAVAVSSSSTSGSNTNSNTGTLCNGPQSQPERGNGALASASTMMSDTDSLAKHNSSGPGGGGGGGGGSSGNGSPNIVLFAGGEEQRSTSGKSQLDLDFPKLTPPKTSFNPNAGSNGSNQHHPKSNGSVKNNGSGKANGAAAVCETDKSTATSTGPTKQQSATPTVVSTAGSPTQPGGSSIDTPDGGGAGRGGGMPAGPTNPSNHNHLVSGEQAMGGEPTTVSSDRQQHSPATSPANSSSNYCDSDGRHGSYQHQQQREVNFSSSQDGAATDGPINIQFSHETETRYIQCDSPTDGLMRSGGGVAGTGPTTTPPSGGKKRSGASGKGGNKAARLKNLSGGSSSSVDGGGGGLGGGMASFMSRDSLCDPFTDQSGVNLLQFFKETLNKNFKDRNMLMKIEKELLSLAMDRSRSQMKFPPMSSYNRMLIHRVAAYFGMEHNVDATQQCVIAEVTPATRIPDIRFKNLISDSFSEEPRKSILKRDTHSFDEYHRFGGGGGGDGGGGGGGGGGGRGGGSGLLHCPDRGMLDRKAKSFEERDEEYDKSKRRLFKNREHDSESDQWQWISTDGVAGGGGGGPTLIDVHAVRHQQKLQNNRLLKVQSVSIEGRSDERPCVSKSHSFGGYGGSSQNASLLRGDSITSTKSAGARLFTKQDSNASTNTPWRLSPSSSGSYLTSSYKTQSIRSDSVTPSPTGYGSGDHTPEPCVPSPSATCGVMWAVTDMASVPKGSVLIDPQTFQPIVNQDGSLYHFDPSNLPPTATGGGPWPAAGGAKVSKRKFEKQKSFNSKNNINSSSSLESSIDGPVLGKSVDCGLQTVIPADNGPGAVTTIMTMTASPPTTIAEEVVNELGCYDAGGGGGTGGGGLKLLSVKDNPDMDENSSLCEEISQTTNELGALKLQKHQATSPMLQASELQPIDMNEIQYGTNPSDSGSLVHTANTTTLLDEDRSLIDEVAETTGDEPDDLGDTLEALGKTDPTGHNNNNNNNNNPALGAAVQLLHVHDPVSSSSTLDAADDDDDEDDDEDRSETPTDGGQEEVDKKNDMVKVANVVQTVVPLTSYASASATPNGGGSAGVSAYTVTYDGGGSGHPGTTVYATGTPGLSTTTYQTAPDGAIYAVPSSLVYTYPTAMDPAEMSGGYFVPVYDPQQQQREASLCSTPGASIYSAPAGAASTVLHPIAYTQSAAAAAAYTGAPLYQNPVMYSSDQFPAAQAAAAAAAAGQLSQYPISYPIGIGYPFNGATYQNYWNQPITYYVPQTPVPSTVGGASILMPPPMPQTPGTGGIITTTATVPTTTPGTSGAPMAGKRNTTPPQNGGHGQSQGGATHSASVTPVPISPFATNIPVPLPDTTSAAATGAPMYAAFPQPLYPNMLPFASPMATHPHPAAAPAGTLVPTAASFHPHPVPAGAPQHHPSAHHTAAGASGPHADSSTSSGGLHHPAAHYHHHHQQQHQQGQQGGSGHYSSTNGPSNGGGSGGGGGNSSSSSSSSNSSHSGGNHSNNSATNAPTPQSTPSTPLSLPLSMPPHHGGVPAGATPKGMPLFPTPPIMPNVAGGGGYTGHHHYASSDDRKPGNGGGYKPRGQAAVAAAAGSNGGPTGGSYFNYNASANGRQMTPNSTGGGGNYQPQGGMKGGYAQNNTGNNNQNQNGPLILGPPPSGKLNRHDGSGQPNAVPPANGNSSNNNKPPLIPTLPSMVVPGATAPNAASLAGDKARLNRSSKPPNLDLKRSYNSNSYGGVNSRNTPSTNSNESNGSPNSITSSSVHEHGASQSHHPMVPHHAHHHVGGHGAAGNHPATPTSHHHAGSHPVVSAGGGQQQPAQQHGALHHHHHPGHPAGPHGQHHPHHGGGGGQSMAHGVPQQAQHGGPGGGGGATHYYHAGAGQSMAQAGGGGQVGHSGQSSYYAGNGPSHRGGSVGSNGGGNGATGSGSGGNGGGHGAGHPHAMPAAAVMHNSAVAAAAAAAAAVEPYHQQLIPINAATGMSYVKIGQAYYPSLTLPQSRRSPPNEIRPIAGVYPTMNMVMPASRQFTPRPQHSSSYSNAKVNKSLR, encoded by the exons ATGAGTACAGTGGCCGTTGCTGCCCAGCAGCATACCACTGAAAGCCGCACGCACAGCCTCGCCAACCtagccgagcagcagcaacagtccaCCATTGGTAGCGCGATTTCGGCAGAAAACGGACACTCTCCCGCTATGCCATGTGCGCCCTGCCCGAGCAGCCAAGCAGCAGGCGTGCGGTCGGTAGATTCACCGGAATCGCCAGTTCCTTCAGGCTGTGACGGCGGGGGTGGAGCGGACactggcagcagcaacagcaacagcagtagtagtagcagtagtagtagtggaaACGCCATGGCAAACGGCCAAACAGACACAAGCGCTCCATCGGGGGGCGGAGGAGGAGCTGatggacagcagcagcagcagcagcagccacagcagatgcagcaacagcaaggcGACTgctcacagcagcagcaggatcaACCACCCATTTCCGGCCCCCGCCCTGCATCCGGCGGTCGACAGCAACGG ATTGCTGGTGGAAAAGGCAAGCATTTAACCCGCAGTCACGCGATGCGTGAGTCAACCTCGCCGCCCCGAACACCGACGCCGCGATCACCATCCGATacgcacaccagcagcagcagcagcagcaatccaatcagcggtggcggcggcggcggcggcagtacGGGTGGTACGAACAACACGACCACTGCCAGCActaccaccacaaccaccaacGCGGTTGCGgtcagtagcagcagtaccagcggcagcaacaccaacagcaacactGGCACCctctgcaatggtccccagaGTCAGCCCGAGCGAGGAAACGGCGCGTTAGCATCGGCATCCACCATGATGAGCGACACCGATTCGCTCGCCAAACACAACAGCTCCGGACCGggtggaggtggaggaggaggagggggcaGTAGTGGCAACGGCTCGCCGAACATTGTCCTGTTTGCCGGCGGGGAGGAGCAGCGCAGCACCAGTGGCAAAAGTCAGCTGGACCTAGACTTCCCGAAGCTGACACCGCCAAAGACGTCCTTCAATCCGAACGCCGGCAGCAACGGTAGCAATCAGCATCACCCGAAAAGCAATGGCAGCGTGAAAAACAATGGCAGTGGCAAAGCGAACGGTGCCGCTGCGGTGTGCGAGACGGACAAATCGACGGCGACCAGCACCGGCCCTACGAAGCAGCAGTCTGCGACGCCGACTGTCGTCAGCACTGCGGGTTCACCGACGCAGCCCGGAGGCAGCAGCATCGACACACCGGACGGTGGGGGAGCGGGCCGTGGCGGAGGTATGCCGGCGGGTCCAACCAATCCGTCCAACCACAACCATCTCGTGTCTGGCGAGCAGGCGATGGGCGGCGAACCGACGACAGTGTCCTCGGACAGGCAGCAGCACTCGCCGGCAACGTCAccggcaaacagcagcagcaactattGTGATAGCGATGGCCGCCACGGTTCgtaccagcaccagcagcagcgggaggtgaacttcagcagcagccaggACGGTGCCGCCACCGACGGTCCGATCAATATACAGTTTTCGCACGAAACGGAAACGCGCTACATACAGTGCGACAGTCCGACCGATGGCCTTATGCGAAGTGGCGGTGGGGTGGCGGGCACTGGTCCAACGACGACGCCGCCGAGCGGTGGCAAGAAACGCAGCGGCGCCTCCGGCAAGGGTGGCAACAAGGCGGCCCGGCTGAAGAACCTAAGCGGGGGCTCCTCGTCCAGCGTcgatggcggtggcggtggcctCGGCGGCGGCATGGCTTCGTTCATGTCGCGCGACAGCCTGTGCGACCCGTTCACCGACCAGAGCGGCGTGAATTTGCTGCAGTTCTTCAAGGAAACGCTGAACAAAAACTTCAAAGATCGCAACATGCTGATGAAGATCGAGAAGGAGCTGCTGTCGCTCGCGATGGACCGGAGCCGCAGCCAGATGAAGTTTCCGCCCATGTCTTCCTACAACCGGATGCTGATCCACCGGGTCGCGGCGTACTTCGGCATGGAGCACAACGTGGACGCGACGCAGCAGTGCGTGATTGCGGAGGTGACGCCGGCCACCCGCATCCCGGACATACGGTTCAAGAATCTCATCTCGGACAGCTTCTCGGAGGAGCCGCGCAAGTCGATCCTGAAGCGGGACACGCACAGCTTCGACGAGTACCACCGGtttggcggtggcggcggggGAGATGGTGGAGGAGGCGGCGGAGGAGGCGGTGGTGGCAGGGGTGGTGGTAGCGGGTTGCTGCACTGTCCCGACCGGGGCATGCTCGACCGGAAGGCGAAAAGCTTCGAGGAGCGGGACGAAGAGTACGACAAGTCGAAGCGGAGGCTGTTCAAAAACCGTGAG CATGATTCCGAGTCCGATCAGTGGCAGTGGATATCGACCGAtggtgttgctggtggtggcggcggcggcccgaCGCTGATTGACGTCCATGCTGTCCGGCACCAGCAGAAACTGCAGAACAATCGCTTGCTGAAAGTACAATCCGTG TCAATTGAGGGACGATCGGACGAGCGGCCTTGCGTTTCGAAATCGCACAGCTTCGGTGGTTATGGCGGATCGTCGCAGAATGCATCGCTGCTGCGGGGCGATTCGATAACGTCGACCAAAAGTGCCGGTGCCCGGCTGTTCACGAAGCAGGACTCTAACGCCAGCACCAACACGCCCTGGAGGCTGTCCCCGTCGAGCAGTGG GTCGTACCTTACTTCCAGTTACAAAACGCAATCGATCCGCTCGGACTCGGTAACACCGTCCCCGACCGGCTACGGCAGCGGCGACCACACACCGGAACCGTGCGTGCCCTCCCCGTCGGCCACGTGCGGCGTGATGTGGGCCGTAACCGATATGGCAAGCGTGCCCAAGGGCAGCGTACTGATTGATCCGCAAACGTTCCAGCCAATCGTAAACCAGGACGG CTCGCTGTACCATTTCGATCCCTCCAATCTGCCTCCGACGGCGACTGGTGGTGGTCCCTGGCCAGCTGCGGGCGGCGCCAAAGTGTCGAAGCGAAAGTTTGAGAAGCAGAAATCGTTCAACAGTAAGAACAatatcaacagcagcagctcgctCGAAAGTTCGATCGACGGTCCGGTGCTTGGGAAGTCGGTTGACTGTGGACTGCAGACGGTGATCCCTGCCGACAATGGGCCGGGGGCCGTCACGACCATTATGACGATGACGGCGTCACCACCAACCACCATCGCGGAGGAGGTGGTCAACGAGCTAGGTTGCTACGAtgcgggtggtggtggcggcaccGGTGGCGGCGGCCTAAAGTTGCTGAGCGTTAAGGATAACCCCGATATGGATG AAAATTCAAGCCTCTGCGAAGAGATCTCACAAACCACAAACGAGCTTGGCGCGCTGAAGTTGCAGAAACATCAAGCCACCAGTCCCATGCTGCAGGCCAGCGAACTGCAGCCAATCGATATGAACGAA ATTCAGTACGGTACTAATCCGAGTGACAGTGGAAGCCTGGTGCATACTGCCAACACTACAACGCTGCTAGACGAGGACCGATCGCTGATCGACGAGGTGGCGGAAACGACCGGCGACGAACCGGACGATCTCGGCGACACGCTGGAGGCGCTCGGTAAAACCGACCCGACcggccacaacaacaacaacaacaacaacaataatccGGCTCTGGGTGCTGCTGTACAATTGTTGCACGTACACGATCCTGTCAGTAGTAGCAGCACGCTAGACGCcgccgacgatgacgacgacgaggacgacgacgaggatcGCAGCGAAACGCCGACCGACGGTGGGCAGGAGGAGGTGGACAAGAAGAACGACATGGTGAAGGTGGCGAACGTGGTCCAAACGGTAGTGCCGCTGACGAGCTACGCGAGTGCCAGCGCTACACCGAACGGTGGTGGAAGTGCGGGCGTCAGTGCATACACCGTCACGTACgacggtggtggtagtggccATCCGGGTACTACTGTGTATGCGACCGGCACTCCGGGCCTGTCCACGACGACATATCAGACTGCG CCGGACGGTGCCATCTACGCGGTACCATCGTCGCTGGTCTACACATATCCCACGGCAATGGATCCGGCCGAAATGTCCGGCGGGTACTTTGTGCCGGTGTACgatccgcagcagcagcagcgcgagGCAAGCCTCTGTTCGACGCCGGGCGCGTCGATCTATTCGGCCCCGGCCGGTGCCGCCTCGACCGTGCTGCATCCGATCGCGTACACGCAGAGTGCGGCAGCGGCCGCAGCGTACACCGGCGCGCCACTGTACCAGAACCCGGTCATGTACTCGTCGGACCAGTTCCCGGCGGCCCAGGCCGCGGCAGCGGCCGCAGCAGCCGGTCAGCTTTCGCAGTATCCCATTAGCTATCCGATCGGTATAGGATACCCGTTCAATG GTGCTACGTACCAAAACTACTGGAATCAGCCAATCACTTACTACGTTCCTCAGACGCCCGTCCCGTCGACGGTTGGTGGTGCGTCCATACTCATGCCGCCGCCGATGCCGCAAACGCCCGGCACCGGGGGCATCATCACGACCACGGCCACCGTACCGACGACCACGCCCGGCACGTCCGGGGCACCGATGGCGGGCAAGCGCAACACGACACCGCCCCAGAACGGTGGGCACGGCCAGTCGCAGGGCGGCGCCACGCACAGTGCCTCGGTAACGCCCGTGCCGATCTCACCATTCGCCACGAATATTCCCGTACCACTGCCCGACACCACGTCGGCGGCGGCGACCGGAGCCCCGATGTACGCCGCCTTCCCGCAGCCCCTGTACCCGAACATGCTTCCATTCGCCAGCCCGATGGCGACCCATCCCCATCCGGCTGCGGCCCCCGCCGGCACACTAGTACCCACTGCCGCATCATTCCATCCGCACCCGGTACCGGCCGGTGCACCGCAGCACCATCCCAGCGCTCACCATACGGCGGCCGGCGCTTCCGGCCCGCACGCCGACTCGTCCACCAGCAGCGGAGGGCTGCACCATCCAGCAGCAcactaccaccatcatcaccagcagcagcatcagcagggGCAACAGGGAGGCAGTGGCCACTATTCCAGCACGAACGGACCGTCGAATGGAGGGGGCAGTGGAGGCGGTGGCggcaacagcagtagcagtagcagcagtagcaacagcagTCACAGCGGTGGCaaccacagcaacaacagtgcCACAAACGCACCCACACCCCAGTCGACGCCGAGCACACCGCTCTCGCTGCCCCTGTCCATGCCGCCCCATCACGGCGGTGTGCCGGCCGGTGCAACGCCCAAAGGTATGCCGCTCTTTCCAACGCCCCCGATCATGCCGAATGTGGCGGGCGGCGGAGGATACACGGGGCATCACCATTACGCTTCGTCGGACGACCGGAAGCCGGGCAACGGGGGAGGCTACAAACCGAGAGGCCAGGCggcagtggcggcggcggccggttCCAACGGGGGGCCGACCGGTGGCAGCTACTTCAACTACAACGCATCGGCCAACGGACGGCAGATGACACCGAATAGCACGGGCGGCGGAGGCAACTATCAGCCGCAGGGAGGCATGAAGGGTGGCTACGCACAGAACAATACAGGGAACAATAACCAAAACCAGAACGGGCCGCTAATACTGGGGCCGCCGCCGTCGGGTAAGCTGAACCGCCACGATGGCTCGGGCCAGCCGAACGCCGTCCCACCGGCGAACGGCAACTCctcgaacaacaacaaaccgcCGCTGATACCGACGCTACCGAGCATGGTGGTGCCGGGGGCGACCGCACCGAACGCTGCCAGTCTGGCGGGCGATAAAGCGCGCCTCAATCGCTCCTCAAAACCGCCCAACCTGGACCTGAAGCGCAgctacaacagcaacagctacGGTGGGGTGAACAGCCGCAACACGCCCAGCACGAACTCGAACGAGAGCAACGGCTCACCGAACAGTATTACGTCTTCTTCCGTGCACGAGCACGGTGCGTCCCAGTCGCACCATCCAATGGTGCCACACCACGCGCACCATCACGTTGGCGGACATGGTGCTGCCGGCAACCATCCAGCGACACCGACGTCTCACCATCACGCGGGTAGCCATCCGGTGGTGTCGGCGGGCGGCGGGCAGCAGCAACCTGCCCAGCAGCACGGTGcactgcaccaccaccatcatccagGGCATCCGGCGGGGCCGCACGGGCAACATCATCCGCatcacggtggtggtggcggccaGTCGATGGCACACGGTGTGCCGCAGCAAGCGCAGCACGGTGGTCCGGGCGGTGGAGGGGGCGCAACACACTATTACCACGCGGGTGCAGGACAGTCGATGGCAcaggctggtggtggtgggcagGTGGGCCACTCTGGCCAATCGTCCTACTACGCGGGCAACGGTCCGTCGCACCGAGGTGGCAGCGTGGGAAGCAACGGGGGCGGTAATGGAGCGACCGGTTCTGGGTCGGGCGGAAATGGAGGTGGCCATGGTGCGGGACATCCGCACGCGATGCCGGCCGCCGCCGTAATGCACAATTCAGCGGttgcagcggcggcggcggctgcggccGCTGTTGAACCGTACCATCAGCAGCTGATCCCGATTAATGCGGCGACCGGGATGTCGTACGTCAAAATCGGACAGGCGTATTAT CCATCGCTAACATTGCCGCAAAGCCGCCGATCGCCTCCTAATGAAATACGTCCAATTGCCGGGGTCTATCCGACGATGAATATGGTGATGCCGG CATCTCGACAATTTACACCACGaccacagcacagcagcagctacagcaATGCCAAGGTGAATAAATCGCTTCGATAA